The genomic window GTTTGAAGGGATGTCATCAATACCAGCATTTTTAACTAGTTCCCAATGTTCCTTACGTAAGTTTTTGGCGAAGTCTTGAAGTTGTGCTTCAGTGATCTCGTTGCGCCAATATTTTTCAGTGTTGAATTTTAATTCACGATTTTCTCCGATTCGGGGAAATCCAATAATTGATGTAGTCATATATAAATGTCTCCTTGAGTAGTAGTAGTTGTTGTTCTTGTTCTTGTTGATAGATACAAGTTAACACCGGATTTGATTGTTGGATAACTGTTAAAAGTATGGAAAGGTTATAGTTTAAAACTATATGATACGTTATAATGTATACAAAATTTAGGAGTCAATTATGAGAATACAACAACTACAATATCTCGAAACCATTGTCAGAACAGGCTCGATCAACGAAGCTGCCAAGCAATTGTATTTGACGCAACCCAGTTTATCCAACGCCATTAAAGAACTAGAATCAGAAATGGGCATCAAAATTTTATTGCGCAGCAAGCTTGGAGTTTCTTTAACAGATGATGGACGCGAATTCATGGTCTATGCTCGACAAGTTTTAGATCAAGTCCAATTACTTGAAGGACGTTATGAAAAAAATACCGTCCGCAAGCAAGCTTTTTCAGTATCCGCCCAGCATTACGCTTTCGTAGTGCACGCCTTTGTCGAGTTGATCAAGACAGTCAAGGCAGATGAATACAACTTCACTTTGCGAGAAACTGAGACCGAGAACATCTTAAGTGACTTGACGACGTTTAAAAGCGAATTGGGAATTTTGTACTTGAACAATTTCAACCGCCAAGTTTTGCAAAAATTATTCAAGGAGCAGGATTTGGAGTTCACGCCTTTATTCAAAGCTACGCCGCACGTCTTTGTCGGTAGTCAGAATCCTTTGACTAAAAAAAGGACAGTCACACTAGAAGATTTAGTGGACTATCCTTATTTGTCATATGAACAAGGCGATAACAATTCATTTTATTTTTCTGAGGAGATTTTGAGTACGCTTGATCGTAAGAAAAACATCAAAGTGTCTGATCGGGCAACGATTTTTAACTTGATGGTCGGTTTAAACGGCTACACCATCAGTTCCGGTATTATCAGTAACAAGTTAAACGATGACAAAATCGTAGCAATACCGCTAGAAGTTGACGACTCAATGACTCTCGGTTGGTTGAAGCATCGCCAAATGGAACTGTCGCCAATCGCAGTCGACTACTTGAAAATGTTGAAGGAACACATCGAGGGATATGGATTTGCCATCATAGATGATGAAAAATAATTATTTTGCTATCAATTGATTACAAAATGATTTTTCATATTTTGGGACAAACAGTATTTCGATAACTGGGGCTGTTTACCACAAGAATCATTTTGGATTTGCTCCCAAGAATTATGAATTATTGCTTGATGCGATGGAGAATGAACGATTGATAGATATTTTTCCAACTGAGAATTATCTAGGAGAAAATATAAAATTACTAGATTCGCCTGACATCGGAATTCTCAATAATGAGGAGTTAAAAGCGTTGGAAAAGGTTAGGAAAAAATTTCAAAATTTCGATAATCAAAAAATTATTGAATATTCTGAGAGAAGAGAAGTATGGAAAAATTCAGAACTTCGTGAAGCTATTGACTATCAACCGTTGTTTGAGCTGGAGTAAGTACTAATCATTACTAAAGATCCATTATGTAAAATCCATCCATTACGTTGCTGTGGTCGCTACTTTTGATTGGTCCATTCAGTCTGGTGAATCCAGCTTTGGAATAAATGTGTAATGCGGCTGTTAAATTGTGGTGTGTCTCCAAATATAGTTTTGAATATCCAGCATCTTTAGCTTTATCTTTAATTAAGTCAATTAACTTGTAGCTCAGTCCATGACCACGTCCAGCTTCAGACAAGTACAATTTTTGTAGTTCGGCAACTTTATTGTTTAAGTCAAATTCTCCAAATCCTGCACCACCGAGGATTGTGCCGTTATCATCAACTACGTAATATCCACGATTGGAGTTGCCAGTATAATATTGATCCAAAGTATCTAGATTCGTGTCGAAATAGGCAGTTCCGGGAATATCTAGTTTAGCAGCCTTTAAATCGGTTTGGAGAATCTGTTTAATAAATGGGGTATCTGATTTTTGTATTGGTCTGATTAACATGGTAAAAGTCTCCAATTCATTTTAGAGACGTATTTTACCACTATACGAAAAAAAACTCGCTATCTAAAATTGATAGCGAGTTTTTTTGAATTTCAGTTTTTGATGCTCTCTGATTTGAAACGAGCTTACAAAAGCAATTTCTTCCGCTTAACTATTGAATGCAATGATTCCACAATTCGCAAATCCTTCCATTCCTACGTTAATGCTCGGAAATTACCCGCTTTTGACGCTCTCTTCATATTTCCTAGTAGTGGTCCGAAGAGATGTTTTCAACGTTTATTGTCTTCAGAATATCAATTAATTGCTCTTCCTCGGGCTTTAAGATGTAGCTTGAACGATAGACTATTGAGACGTTGAAGTTCTCTGGAATGGGATTTTTGATCTCTAAGCAGGTGATGTTGTCATCGTACTTATTGATCTCATCTCGTACCAAAACGCCGATGCCGATATTGGCTCTGACGAGACTTTTATACCAAGAGATATCTGGTGTCTTTTGGATGATCTCCGGGTTGATACCGGTGTGTTCAAAATAGTCATGCAAAATTCTTCCATGAATAAATTGTCCAGCAAAGTCGATAAATTTCTCATCAACGAGGTCTTTGAAGTCGACTGCCTGTTTTGATTGGGCTAGGGGATGCTGCGAACTGACGATGAGACTGAAAGGACGGCTCCCCAATTGCGTGACTTGAAAGTTTGGATTGTTGATCGGCAATAGCGAACCGATGACAGCTACGTCAATGTCGCCATCTGCCAATTGTTTGAACAGTGCATTTGAACCACTTTCAAAAATTTGTAGTTTATCTAATAGATCGTTTTGAGCAATCTTGCCAACGACTTGTGGAAAATAAAGTGTCCCAATAATTGGCGGTAACCCAAACTTAATTTTTTGACTATCAGCAGCCTTGATCTCTTTGTGTGCGAGATCGAGGTTTTTTTGAATGGCTAAAGATTTTTCAAATAGAAGATATCCGGTTCTAGTTATTTCGGTTTTTTGATGGACACGGTCAACATTGACTAACTTGGTCTCGAATTCTTTTTCTAGACGCTTG from Companilactobacillus sp. includes these protein-coding regions:
- a CDS encoding LysR family transcriptional regulator; this translates as MNTKDLDYFRTLVEKRNYTEVAEIFNVSQPTITQAIKRLEKEFETKLVNVDRVHQKTEITRTGYLLFEKSLAIQKNLDLAHKEIKAADSQKIKFGLPPIIGTLYFPQVVGKIAQNDLLDKLQIFESGSNALFKQLADGDIDVAVIGSLLPINNPNFQVTQLGSRPFSLIVSSQHPLAQSKQAVDFKDLVDEKFIDFAGQFIHGRILHDYFEHTGINPEIIQKTPDISWYKSLVRANIGIGVLVRDEINKYDDNITCLEIKNPIPENFNVSIVYRSSYILKPEEEQLIDILKTINVENISSDHY
- a CDS encoding LysR family transcriptional regulator — translated: MRIQQLQYLETIVRTGSINEAAKQLYLTQPSLSNAIKELESEMGIKILLRSKLGVSLTDDGREFMVYARQVLDQVQLLEGRYEKNTVRKQAFSVSAQHYAFVVHAFVELIKTVKADEYNFTLRETETENILSDLTTFKSELGILYLNNFNRQVLQKLFKEQDLEFTPLFKATPHVFVGSQNPLTKKRTVTLEDLVDYPYLSYEQGDNNSFYFSEEILSTLDRKKNIKVSDRATIFNLMVGLNGYTISSGIISNKLNDDKIVAIPLEVDDSMTLGWLKHRQMELSPIAVDYLKMLKEHIEGYGFAIIDDEK
- a CDS encoding GNAT family N-acetyltransferase, yielding MLIRPIQKSDTPFIKQILQTDLKAAKLDIPGTAYFDTNLDTLDQYYTGNSNRGYYVVDDNGTILGGAGFGEFDLNNKVAELQKLYLSEAGRGHGLSYKLIDLIKDKAKDAGYSKLYLETHHNLTAALHIYSKAGFTRLNGPIKSSDHSNVMDGFYIMDL